Part of the Armatimonadota bacterium genome is shown below.
GCCATCGGGCAGTCCCGATGGCGCGCCGGTCCTTACTTTGACTTGCACATCAACCACCCTCTATACTTCGACACGAGAGGAACGCCTTCGTGCGTTTCTGCCTTTTTGTGCGTCTAAGGGGACAAGCCGTGGCTAATTTGCCCATTGAAGAGATAGAAAAGATGGTTGGCAGCCGATACGCATTGACCGTGTTGGCGGGAAAGCGCGCTCGCGACCTCCGCGAGGGCGCCCCTCAACTGGTGAACTCGGACTCCACCAACCCGATTCTTGTCGCCCTTCAGGAGATTTACGAGGGCAAGGTGGTTGCCGACAACCTGGACCTCTCCGCCGGGGTCGAGGCGCGTCAAGCCCTGGTCCAGGCGGAAGTCGCCCGCGCCGCCCGTGAACTCTACGCCTCCACGATCCCGGCGCCCCGCCCCACACTTCCCGAAGTGCCGCTGTCCATACTGGATATTCCGAAATCGGAATTGGCTGACGAAGCCGCCGGCGAAAATGTTGACGAAGTGCCGGCCGGCCTCGCATCGGCGATCATCGGAGACGATGCGGAAATCGAAGACGAAGATCTCGTAGACCCCGAAGAGTTCGCGGAACTGGACGGCAACATTCAGCCTACTGAACCTATTGACCCAACCGAGGAGTGACGTGTGGCGGCGAAACAGGACTACTACGAGGTTCTCGGCGTCAGCCGCACCGCGTCGCTCGAGGAAATCAAGAAGGCCTATCGCCGACTTGCGAGACAGTACCACCCGGACGTAAACAAGACCAGCAACGCCGAAGAGAAGTTCAAGGAAATCGCTGAAGCCTACTCTGTTCTCAGCGACGAGGAGAAACGGGGCCGGTTCGACCGCTTCGGCATCGACGGTCTGTCCGGCGCGGGCCAGGATTTCGGCGGATTCGGCGGGTTCGACATGGGCGACCTGCTGAACCAGTTTTTCGGCGGCGCCGGCCGGCCGACCACGCGCCAGACGGCCGAACGCGGATCGGATCTTCGGTACGACCTTGAACTGACGCTGGAAGAAGTCGCTGTTGGGGTTGAACACCCGATCAAGGTGACGCGCCTGCGTACGTGCGAAACGTGTTCCGGAACCGGATCGGCGCCCGGTTCCACCCCCGAAGCCTGTCCCGCCTGCCAGGGTACCGGGCAGATACGCCATACCCAGCAAACTATATTGGGCTCGTTCTCGTCTGTGACACCCTGCCCGCAGTGCCGCGCGACCGGCCGCATCCTCCGCGACCCGTGCACGATGTGCCACGGCGAAGGCCGGACGATGGTCGAGGACACCGTGACGGCGAAGGTTCCGCCGGGCATAGAGGACGGGACGCGCATCCAGATACGCGGGGAAGGGGAGTCGGGCGTTCGCGGCGGTCCGGACGGCGACCTCTACGTTTACATTTTCGTGAAGGAGCACGAGCGGTTCCAGCGCCGTGGCAAAGAGCTCTACACGGAAATTCCCATTTCCTTCGCCCAGGCCGCGCTGGGCGACACGGTCGTTGTTCCGACCCTGTTCGGTGAGGACGACCTGAATATACCGGCTGGAACACAGACCGGCACCCCGTTCCGCGTCCGCGACGCAGGCCTGCCCGGGCTCCACGCCCGCGGTCGGGGCGACCTGCATGTTACCGTCCGTGTCGTAACTCCGAGCCATCTCACCGACCGACAGCGAGAACTCATGCGCGAATTCGCGGGAGACGAGCAGCCCAGGGAAGACGATCGCGGATTCTTCGAGCGGATTAAGGAAAGGCTGGTAGGGGACTGATCTCGGCCCACTGCCCCTTTCAGTCCGCTTCCCTGCCATAAAATGCGCTGGATCAAGATCTCGATACACACGAACGAGACGGCCCTCGGGGCCGTCGCCGCGCTTATGGAATCCCACGGAACCGGGGGGACGCTCTTCGAGGACGGGCCGCGGGCAATCGGGTACCTGCCCGCCGACGATCGGTTCGAAACCAAACTCGACAACCTCCGCGGCGAACTGGCGAAGATGCCCGAAGTCGGCCTCGATCCTGCGCCCGCGGGGATTACACTCACATTTGTTGACGACGACGACTGGGCGACAGCGTGGCGGGAGCATTACAAGCCGATCAGGATTTCGGATCGCCTGACGATAGCGCCAACCTGGTGCGCGTACGAGGGCGCCCCCGGAGAACTCGTGATCCGGCTGGACCCCGGCATGGCGTTTGGAACCGGAGGCCACCCGACGACCCGCATCTGTCTTCGTGCGCTCCAGGAGATCGTGCGAGGCGGGGAAACGGTGGCCGATGTCGGAACCGGCTCCGCTGTCCTCGCCATCGGTGCCGCGTTGTTAGGCGCTTCGCGCGTCGACGCTTCCGACGCCGACCCCGTGGCCGTCAAGGTGGCTCGTGCAAACGTCGAAGAGAGTGGTTTGTCCGAGATCATCTCCGTGCGAGAGGCCGACCGCCTCGAAGGCGCAGGCAATGACTACGATATCGTGGTCGCCAACATCCTCCCCAATGTCGTTCGGGGTCTGGCTCCCGCTGCATTCCGAGCGCTCAGGCCGGGGGGCGCCTACCTTGTTTCCGGGCTGACTCTTCCACACGAACCGGACGTGACCGAAGCCATTGAGGACGCCGGATTCACGATGGAAGGCCGCTGGGAAGAAGACCAGTGGGCTGCCCTCTGTGGCCGTAAGCCCTCGGGTGACTGAGCGCAGTCATCCACTCCCTTGCGTCTTCCGCAATCATGACGGCTCCCCGGAATGAGCCATTGAAGGGCCCGGGACGCATGGGAGTCTAACACTCAGGTACAGCCCAGTTCTCCGCCCTGACCCTGCCCCCAATCGCTTCCGGTTGGCAACCGTATGCTCTGTCGCCAATTTGAAGGCTGGAACTGCCAGGGCGGTGTCTTCAGGTTCTTTGCACGAAGGGGATTCCACATATGAGACGTATGCTTGCGGTCTGTCTGGTCAGCCTGTTGTCCGTTCAGCCGAGAGCGGGCTTGGCTCAACCAACCAAGGGGAAATACCGAGTCGTTTCGAGGATGGTCCTCCGAACCCCAGGAATTGCAGGCGCAGCCGAGTACCTGACAATGGACAGCGCTGCACATCGACTGTATATCGCCACCGCGAACGGCGTCGTTGTTGTCGATACCGGCAAACACAAAGTCGAAGGGGTAATCCCGCAGCCCGAGAGGGTTCACTGCGTCGCGCTTCGTCCCGGGAAACAAATAGGATACGCGACACTCTGGCAACCCAACCTGGTTGCCGTCATCGACCTGAAGACGCTGAAGACTATTGACACCATCGACGTGCATACCGTCTTCGCCAAGGGGCAATGGCCCAAGGCGATCGTCTATGAACCCACGACTGAACGGCTCTTTACATTCAATGAAAGCAGTGGTGACTGCACCTGTATCGATGCAAACACGAACAAGGTTCTCGGCCATATCCCGCTGGGCGGGATTCCAGGATTCGCGGTGGCCGATGGAGAAGGGCTGGTATACGCCAATGTCACGCAAACCAACGAGGTCGTTGCCATCAGCGCGAACACGATGACGATAGCGAAGCGTTGGCCGGTGGTTTGGGGCTTGGGGCCAACGGGGCTCGCCTACGACGCGAAACATGGGCGCCTCTATTCGACGTGCAATAACGCCAGGCTGGTTGTTTCCGACCCGGTCCAGGGTAAGGCGCTCGCCTCCGTTCCGATCGGAAAGGGCGCGGATGCGGTGGCGTACGATCCCAAGACGGGTCTGCTGTTTAGCTCAAATGGCAATGACGGTACCATAACCGTCATCCAGGAACGCGGTCCAAATGACTACTACGTGTTGACCACTACTCCGTCGTTGTGGGGCGCCAGGACTATGGCGATTGATGAGCGGACGCACCACCTTTTCGTCGTGGCCCCGACGGCTCCCGATACCACCGGTCCCTACAGTGGGCGTGGGGTGCTGACGATGCTGGAGCTCGCACCGCGGTAGCGAGGCTCGTCGTGCCAGCGCCTTGGTGCAGAACGGCTTGGGACGCCTATCTGGCCGAAGCTGACATCAGCCTTGTGCGCTCGGCCTGGTTCTCCACCGGCACTTCCAGCGTCATTCCCGAGTGCAGGCGAACACCGTCGCCGATTCCGTTGAGTGCGGCTAGTCGCTGAACGCGCTTGAGGATATACTCGTCGGGATTGCCATACCTCTGCGCCAACGCCCACAGCGTATCCCCAGTGCGAACCTGGACCTGAATCACCGGCGCCGTCTGATGGGCGCGGAAGTTTTCGCCGATCGCGGAGAAGCCGTAGACGAAAAGAAGGACGCCGGCTGCCACGGCAATTACGGCATTGACGCTGTCTAGCGTCAGGTGACGCCGGAACCGGCGGGAGGCGTGACGTGCAGACGACGTCCCGGGGCACTTAGTGCAACCCGGATGTGTCCGGTTCCGTCCGGTATCGTACGATGTTAGCATCGGATCCTCTGTGTTCCACACCGCAGTCCGCTGTGTAACCATAGTTTGCCTCCATCCGCTCGTGCCTAAACGTCTAGGTTTGCCTCTGTAGCTTGAACACTGTCCATGCTTTCTGAATTCAATTATACGAACAAAGTTTCGCTTAGGCAAACAAATATTCGTTTATTTTTGCGATCGCGGCTGGGGCGCTGGGATTCGACGAAAAAAGGCCCCGGTCTCCAAAGGGAAACCGG
Proteins encoded:
- the dnaJ gene encoding molecular chaperone DnaJ, translating into MAAKQDYYEVLGVSRTASLEEIKKAYRRLARQYHPDVNKTSNAEEKFKEIAEAYSVLSDEEKRGRFDRFGIDGLSGAGQDFGGFGGFDMGDLLNQFFGGAGRPTTRQTAERGSDLRYDLELTLEEVAVGVEHPIKVTRLRTCETCSGTGSAPGSTPEACPACQGTGQIRHTQQTILGSFSSVTPCPQCRATGRILRDPCTMCHGEGRTMVEDTVTAKVPPGIEDGTRIQIRGEGESGVRGGPDGDLYVYIFVKEHERFQRRGKELYTEIPISFAQAALGDTVVVPTLFGEDDLNIPAGTQTGTPFRVRDAGLPGLHARGRGDLHVTVRVVTPSHLTDRQRELMREFAGDEQPREDDRGFFERIKERLVGD
- the prmA gene encoding 50S ribosomal protein L11 methyltransferase, which encodes MRWIKISIHTNETALGAVAALMESHGTGGTLFEDGPRAIGYLPADDRFETKLDNLRGELAKMPEVGLDPAPAGITLTFVDDDDWATAWREHYKPIRISDRLTIAPTWCAYEGAPGELVIRLDPGMAFGTGGHPTTRICLRALQEIVRGGETVADVGTGSAVLAIGAALLGASRVDASDADPVAVKVARANVEESGLSEIISVREADRLEGAGNDYDIVVANILPNVVRGLAPAAFRALRPGGAYLVSGLTLPHEPDVTEAIEDAGFTMEGRWEEDQWAALCGRKPSGD
- a CDS encoding YncE family protein, whose translation is MRRMLAVCLVSLLSVQPRAGLAQPTKGKYRVVSRMVLRTPGIAGAAEYLTMDSAAHRLYIATANGVVVVDTGKHKVEGVIPQPERVHCVALRPGKQIGYATLWQPNLVAVIDLKTLKTIDTIDVHTVFAKGQWPKAIVYEPTTERLFTFNESSGDCTCIDANTNKVLGHIPLGGIPGFAVADGEGLVYANVTQTNEVVAISANTMTIAKRWPVVWGLGPTGLAYDAKHGRLYSTCNNARLVVSDPVQGKALASVPIGKGADAVAYDPKTGLLFSSNGNDGTITVIQERGPNDYYVLTTTPSLWGARTMAIDERTHHLFVVAPTAPDTTGPYSGRGVLTMLELAPR
- a CDS encoding LysM peptidoglycan-binding domain-containing protein, with translation MVTQRTAVWNTEDPMLTSYDTGRNRTHPGCTKCPGTSSARHASRRFRRHLTLDSVNAVIAVAAGVLLFVYGFSAIGENFRAHQTAPVIQVQVRTGDTLWALAQRYGNPDEYILKRVQRLAALNGIGDGVRLHSGMTLEVPVENQAERTRLMSASAR